A window of the Sabethes cyaneus chromosome 1, idSabCyanKW18_F2, whole genome shotgun sequence genome harbors these coding sequences:
- the LOC128745748 gene encoding uncharacterized protein LOC128745748, with the protein MTEHISVVEVSQFTTGKDATDKTECLALEFRVAGRKILLIVIYNPPENDCSSFLEEKLSNLAVRYDNIFLVGDFNTNMLQPSSKRALFKSVLSTFSLASVSEEPTFFYDGGCSQLDLFLTTRNEKVLRFGQVSFPALSQHDLIFASLDFDISPPSSLCFYRDYVNFDAYVLENEILAIPWNRFYAMETPSDCLDFFNAHIKRVHETCIPLRVSTSRRKNNPWFSDSVRQSLLERDLAYKDWLQAPTHLKDVKRQRYKVLRNRANTKIAQAKQQYLHRFLDSRASSKTLWQRVKSLGVGKDKQHNPCEFDPDEVNRTFLANFTNSTHRRPTPESSAPASLHSFSFQQVHYWEVVNAIWDIKSNAVGMDDLPINFVKIILPLVVQHITYLFNMFIERSTFPDSWKHAKVIPLKKKAHLNDITNLRPISILCALSKVFEKLLKQQMTSYMEDSGLLTDYQAGFRKGQSIKTAVLKVYDDLGAIVDKKGAGILLMLDFSKAFDTIPHSKLLAKLYTQFNFSSVAVKLVCTCIF; encoded by the exons ATGACAGAACATATAAGCGTGGTGGAGGTATCGCAGTTTACTACAGGGA AAGATGCAACGGATAAAACTGAATGTCTGGCATTGGAGTTTCGAGTGGCGGGTCGGAAAATTCTACTGATAGTCATCTACAATCCTCCGGAAAACGACTGCTCGTCTTTCCTGGAGGAAAAGTTGTCTAATCTTGCTGTACGCTACGACAATATCTTTCTGGTGGGGGATTTCAACACTAACATGCTTCAGCCTAGTAGCAAACGTGCGCTTTTCAAATCGGTGCTCAGTACCTTTTCTTTGGCATCCGTTAGTGAAGAACCaacatttttctatgatggaggATGCTCGCAGCTCGATCTTTTCCTTACCACTAGAAACGAGAAGGTCTTGCGATTCGGACAAGTCAGCTTTCCTGCACTGTCGCAGCACGATTTAATTTTTGCGTCATTGGACTTTGACATCTCACCACCCTCCAGCCTGTGTTTTTACCGAGACTACGTCAACTTCGATGCTTATGTCCTGGAAAACGAAATTTTGGCTATCCCCTGGAACCGGTTCTATGCGATGGAAACCCCGAGCGACTGCCTGGATTTTTTCAATGCGCATATCAAAAGAGTGCATGAAACATGCATCCCTCTTCGTGTCAGTACCAGTCGCCGTAAGAACAACCCTTGGTTTTCTGATAGCGTTCGTCAGAGCTTGCTCGAGCGTGACTTGGCGTACAAGGACTGGTTGCAAGCTCCAACACATTTGAAGGACGTGAAGCGGCAGCGATACAAAGTGCTAAGAAATCGTGCTAACACGAAAATCGCGCAAGCCAAACAGCAGTATCTGCATCGTTTTCTAGACAGCAGAGCTTCATCGAAAACCCTATGGCAGCGAGTGAAGAGTCTTGGAGTTGGCAAGGATAAACAGCATAATCCCTGCGAGTTCGATCCAGATGAAGTGAATCGTACCTTCTTAGCTAACTTCACGAACAGTACTCACCGCAGACCAACACCAGAGAGTTCAGCACCAGCATCGTTGCACAGTTTCTCCTTTCAGCAAGTACATTACTGGGAAGTCGTGAACGCTATCTGGGACATTAAGTCTAACGCCGTTGGGATGGACGATTTACCAATTAATTTTGTGAAGATCATCTTACCGTTAGTTGTGCAGCACATTACATATTTATTTAATATGTTTATCGAACGGTCCACCTTTCCTGACTCCTGGAAACACGCGAAAGTCATACCGCTGAAGAAAAAAGCGCACCTGAACGATATCACTAATCTAAGACCAATAAGCATCCTCTGCGCGTTGTCAAAAGTGTTTGAGAAGCTTCTCAAGCAGCAAATGACATCTTACATGGAAGACAGTGGCTTACTGACGGACTACCAGGCTGGTTTCCGCAAAGGACAGAGCATCAAAACCGCAGTTCTAAAAGTGTACGATGATCTAGGAGCCATTGTTGATAAGAAAGGTGCGGGTATACTGTTGATGCTCGATTTTTCGAAGGCCTTCGATACCATTCCGCACAGCAAACTACTAGCCAAGCTATATACGCAATTCAACTTCTCTTCTGTTGCC GTTAAGCTCGTCTGTACCTGTATTTTCTAG
- the LOC128733971 gene encoding uncharacterized protein LOC128733971 has product MEDGLVCFKCDDVFHQAETYFEHLTGIHGSLPYSTYHCTVCVPRTVFQSIYSFKRHMLKQHSTSFKNFKLTEQQDLFIQKSSAIIAEQPGPSSVTLSPVNVQTLEISADNEEEIMEIRNTLRQNFLNFTLNLYAKKILPRKQVLNLQQSTTSNIVGPIINAFEQVSQLTGSPNVKNLLWDLKDPFEFIRTEHRFNSKLKSLELTEEPRVLKYVDKDGNGQVKGCLTPIKFQIKKLFETKSNLSITLDNMNTLESHQNISSLINGYAWKTIKSEYKDKLVIPFHLFSDDVEINDAIGAHSGVQKVCGLYYNFPTMPTYLNSRLANIFVAGFLKSNAISQLGPSESLKELIDIFVDLETNGLNLKLKGKTVKVYFVLVSFL; this is encoded by the coding sequence ATGGAAGACGGTCTGGTATGCTTCAAATGTGATGACGTTTTTCATCAAGCCGAAACATATTTCGAACATCTTACTGGAATTCACGGATCGTTGCCATATTCTACTTACCATTGTACAGTGTGCGTACCCCGCACTGTTTTCCAGTCGATATATTCATTTAAACGACATATGTTAAAACAGCATTCTACATCGTTCAAAAACTTCAAATTGACTGAACAACAGGATctgtttattcagaaaagtagTGCCATCATCGCTGAACAACCTGGTCCATCATCAGTAACATTAAGCCCAGTAAATGTACAAACGTTAGAAATATCTGCCGACAATGAAGAAGAAATTATGGAAATCAGGAATACGCtcaggcaaaattttttaaattttactctAAATCTTTACGCTAAAAAAATATTACCACGAAagcaagttttaaatttacaacaATCGACTACATCAAATATTGTAGGACCTATAATAAATGCCTTTGAACAGGTTAGTCAACTTACAGGTAGTCCAAATGTTAAAAATTTGCTATGGGATTTGAAAGATCCATTCGAATTTATTAGGACAGAGCACAGGTTTAACTCAAAGTTGAAAAGTTTAGAATTAACAGAAGAACCACGTGTATTAAAATATGTGGACAAAGACGGTAACGGACAAGTAAAAGGTTGTCTCACAccaatcaaatttcaaataaaaaaactgtttgaaacGAAGAGTAATCTGAGTATTACACTTGATAATATGAATACTTTGGAGTCCCATCAAAATATTTCGAGTTTGATTAATGGGTATGCATGGAAGACTATAAAAAGCGAGTACAAAGATAAATTAGTTATACCATTTCATCTATTTTCGGATGACGTCGAGATTAATGATGCAATTGGTGCTCATTCCGGTGTACAAAAAGTGTGCGGTTTATATTATAACTTCCCTACTATGCCCACATATTTAAATTCTCGTCTGGCTAATATTTTTGTAGCTGGCTTCCTTAAAAGTAATGCTATTTCACAGTTAGGACCATCAGAATCGCTAAAGGAGTTGATAGATATATTTGTAGATTTAGAAACAAATGGTTTAAATCTAAAACTAAAGGGAAAAACAGTTAAAGTATATTTTGTTCTAGTTAGCTTTTTGTGA